From one Sulfurovum sp. UBA12169 genomic stretch:
- a CDS encoding translation initiation factor IF-2: MDKVKIQEIAAEAGLSNGDLLAKAKELGFDVKAANSTISMEDAGILVDYAISGTLPKEFAQPKVKSKMTVVKKPTLKTDQEHKAEERVSEDILVKEEVLQQEKAESVTVEVSAEKKLTPVSSVPKKRKGISVVSKKEEPDAAEEIEKISDVQPQRKTLSRAGIKIVRKAKPAPVRTAAKISMEDQTSYASKKKPKKVAEARSGGEKLDIFSHTSLDGEISSVFDDEEVVLLDFSDKNIYEEMMRQEQKRKEEAKKREAIQGGAGGKHVFQGQQNRSIRRGGKRKRYIKEESKEAVTSVEIPENVRVYEFAEKVNKSVGEVVKVLFALGMMVTKNDFLGKDEIEILSEEFGVEVTTVNPLDELDYAGAYDAVEDTHLKERPPVITIMGHVDHGKTSLLDKIRASKVADKEAGGITQHVGAYQVEKNGKKITFVDTPGHEAFTEMRSRGAQATDIVIIVVAADDGVMPQTKEAVAHAKAAGVPIIVAINKMDKESANPDNVKSQLSELGIMPVDWGGEHEFVPVSAHTGMGIDELLETILLQAELMELKADPTRDAKAVVVESSLEKGFGPVANVIIKNGTLRVGDNVIAGKTYGRIKAIRLDDGSNAKEIGPSTPAAIVGLNDVPDAGDTLVVMKTDKEVRELAEKRAEYDRAKTLSKSTKASLDDLSSLIAEGQLKALPVIIKADVQGSLEAIKGSLERLRNEEVKVNIIHEGVGGVTESDVTLASASEHTVVLGFNVRPTGAVKKKAKELGVEIKSYSIIYDLIDDVRALLGGMMSPVIKEEVTGQADVRETFVVAKVGTIAGCKVSEGVITRGSKARLIRDGVVIHESTISSLKRFTEDAREVKSGYECGIMLANFNDMKPGDVIETFKNVEEQVTL, translated from the coding sequence ATGGATAAAGTTAAAATCCAAGAAATAGCAGCAGAAGCAGGATTGTCAAATGGAGATTTATTGGCAAAAGCCAAAGAGCTTGGCTTTGATGTGAAAGCTGCTAACAGTACCATCAGCATGGAAGATGCTGGTATTTTAGTCGATTATGCGATCAGTGGGACATTGCCAAAAGAGTTTGCACAACCAAAAGTCAAATCAAAAATGACTGTAGTGAAAAAACCGACTCTTAAAACGGACCAAGAGCATAAGGCAGAAGAAAGAGTATCAGAAGACATTTTGGTCAAAGAAGAGGTGCTTCAACAAGAAAAAGCGGAGTCAGTAACCGTAGAGGTTTCTGCTGAAAAAAAACTTACCCCTGTATCAAGCGTGCCAAAAAAACGTAAAGGGATTTCAGTTGTAAGTAAAAAAGAGGAACCAGATGCTGCGGAGGAAATTGAAAAAATTTCTGATGTGCAGCCTCAAAGAAAAACACTTTCTCGTGCCGGAATTAAAATTGTAAGAAAAGCAAAACCTGCACCGGTAAGAACTGCCGCGAAAATCTCGATGGAAGATCAGACATCTTATGCCTCCAAAAAGAAGCCTAAAAAAGTAGCCGAAGCAAGAAGCGGAGGAGAGAAGCTTGATATTTTCAGCCATACAAGTCTTGACGGCGAAATTAGCAGTGTCTTTGATGATGAAGAAGTAGTGCTTTTAGATTTTTCTGATAAAAATATTTATGAAGAGATGATGAGGCAAGAGCAAAAACGCAAAGAAGAAGCCAAAAAAAGAGAAGCAATCCAAGGAGGAGCGGGCGGCAAACATGTTTTTCAAGGACAGCAGAATCGTTCCATCAGACGCGGAGGAAAACGTAAAAGATATATCAAAGAGGAAAGTAAGGAAGCAGTAACTTCTGTTGAGATTCCTGAAAACGTAAGAGTTTACGAGTTTGCCGAAAAGGTTAACAAGAGTGTCGGCGAAGTGGTAAAAGTACTTTTTGCATTGGGTATGATGGTAACTAAAAACGACTTCTTGGGAAAAGACGAGATAGAGATTCTTTCTGAAGAGTTTGGTGTAGAGGTAACAACCGTCAACCCTCTTGATGAGTTGGATTATGCAGGCGCTTATGATGCGGTTGAAGATACGCATCTCAAAGAAAGACCTCCGGTTATTACTATTATGGGCCACGTTGATCATGGTAAAACGTCATTGCTGGATAAAATACGAGCATCTAAGGTTGCAGACAAAGAAGCAGGCGGAATTACGCAGCATGTGGGTGCCTATCAGGTTGAAAAAAATGGCAAAAAAATTACTTTTGTCGATACTCCCGGTCACGAAGCTTTTACAGAGATGCGTTCTCGGGGAGCGCAAGCGACGGACATTGTTATTATTGTTGTTGCCGCTGATGATGGAGTGATGCCTCAGACTAAAGAGGCCGTCGCGCATGCAAAAGCCGCCGGAGTACCTATTATTGTGGCAATCAATAAAATGGACAAAGAGAGTGCAAATCCTGACAATGTTAAATCTCAGCTGTCTGAATTGGGAATTATGCCGGTAGATTGGGGCGGAGAGCACGAATTTGTTCCTGTATCCGCTCATACAGGCATGGGAATAGATGAATTGCTTGAAACAATCCTGCTTCAAGCAGAACTGATGGAGCTTAAAGCTGATCCGACAAGGGATGCAAAAGCAGTGGTTGTAGAGAGTTCATTGGAAAAAGGATTTGGACCGGTTGCCAATGTAATCATTAAAAATGGTACCCTGCGAGTGGGAGACAATGTGATTGCCGGCAAAACATACGGACGTATCAAGGCGATTAGACTTGATGACGGTTCTAATGCAAAAGAGATCGGACCAAGTACGCCAGCAGCAATTGTGGGACTCAATGATGTGCCAGATGCCGGAGATACGCTTGTTGTAATGAAAACAGATAAAGAGGTGCGTGAACTTGCAGAAAAAAGAGCAGAATATGACAGAGCAAAGACTCTTTCTAAAAGTACGAAAGCTTCATTGGACGATCTTTCTTCTTTGATCGCAGAAGGACAGCTTAAAGCGTTGCCTGTGATTATCAAAGCGGATGTTCAAGGTTCGCTTGAAGCAATCAAGGGCAGTCTGGAAAGACTAAGAAATGAAGAGGTAAAAGTTAACATCATTCATGAGGGTGTGGGTGGTGTGACAGAGAGTGATGTAACGCTGGCATCTGCAAGCGAACATACTGTTGTTCTTGGATTTAATGTGCGTCCGACAGGAGCAGTAAAGAAAAAAGCCAAAGAGCTCGGTGTAGAAATCAAGTCTTATTCAATTATCTATGACTTGATTGATGATGTTAGAGCACTTCTTGGAGGCATGATGAGTCCTGTGATTAAAGAAGAGGTGACGGGGCAAGCAGATGTACGTGAAACATTTGTAGTGGCAAAAGTGGGTACGATTGCAGGATGTAAAGTTTCTGAAGGCGTGATTACCAGAGGAAGCAAAGCCAGACTCATTCGTGACGGTGTTGTCATACATGAAAGCACCATTTCTTCATTGAAACGCTTTACAGAGGATGCTAGAGAAGTAAAAAGCGGATATGAATGCGGTATCATGCTTGCAAACTTTAATGATATGAAGCCGGGCGATGTGATCGAAACATTCAAAAATGTTGAGGAACAAGTGACGCTATGA
- a CDS encoding ribosome-binding factor A: MTHEEIKRHRVESVLKEIIPEALATLDDERINALLVTDVVCSKGRSDAKVYLEPSFLNEKEQNEALKQLRIVAGYIQNHCKQSEGWFKAPRLTFEFDDQLEKATRIEKLFEQIASLKSKENEEQQDES, translated from the coding sequence ATGACGCATGAAGAGATCAAGCGGCATCGTGTAGAATCAGTGCTAAAAGAGATTATTCCAGAAGCACTTGCCACGCTGGACGATGAACGCATTAATGCATTACTGGTAACTGACGTAGTATGTTCGAAAGGCAGAAGCGACGCAAAAGTCTATCTTGAACCTTCATTTTTAAATGAAAAAGAACAAAATGAAGCCTTAAAGCAGTTGCGTATTGTTGCAGGCTATATTCAAAACCACTGCAAGCAAAGCGAGGGCTGGTTTAAGGCCCCGCGTTTAACTTTTGAATTTGATGATCAGCTAGAAAAAGCAACACGCATTGAAAAGCTTTTTGAACAGATCGCAAGTTTAAAAAGTAAAGAAAACGAGGAACAACAAGATGAATCTTGA
- a CDS encoding ribosome maturation factor RimP, which yields MNLESQIAKIIEANGAALYDTEVVTEFDETVFRIYVTKIGGVSLDLCAAISNELSPFFDVHPPVSGQYRLEVSSPGIERKLTKPIHFKNAIGEKVKVKIPGRERFKGTLKSADDHGITVETKEGDTCLTYAQLGSVKTYFDWNN from the coding sequence ATGAATCTTGAATCTCAAATAGCAAAAATTATAGAAGCTAACGGTGCGGCACTCTATGACACAGAAGTGGTGACAGAATTTGATGAGACTGTTTTTCGTATTTATGTGACAAAAATAGGCGGCGTGAGCCTTGATTTGTGTGCCGCTATCTCAAACGAACTTTCTCCCTTTTTTGATGTTCATCCTCCTGTGAGCGGACAATACCGTTTGGAAGTAAGCTCTCCCGGAATTGAAAGAAAGTTAACCAAGCCTATACATTTCAAAAATGCAATAGGCGAAAAGGTAAAAGTAAAGATACCGGGTCGAGAACGTTTTAAAGGCACCCTTAAAAGCGCAGATGATCATGGTATCACAGTAGAGACAAAAGAGGGCGATACCTGTTTGACCTATGCACAGCTAGGAAGCGTTAAAACCTATTTTGACTGGAACAATTAG
- the ribD gene encoding riboflavin biosynthesis protein RibD has translation MDLDALCMRLALDEAWKYQGLTYPNPAVGAVITAGGKVIAVEAHQKAGTSHAEVLALLRAYESISQTPIEIDPFDAHGAHAFLLNLPSGFFNHCTIYVTLEPCSHEGKTPSCASLLYALGLQRIVVATYDPIQEHSGGLRKLKNVCFGVLQKEAEVLLEPFVIWQKRAFVLFKIAQTSNGKIGGGYLSSKASLKHVHHLRNVCSELLIGGNTVRIDRPTLDCRFIAKKAPDVIIYSKKDSFDKTIPLFDIPGRKVEISSDLYFLDRPSFVLVEGGEGMLCALKKKIDWVLIYQTPKLSTNNLTYNINMNLNFLHQAKKDVDLLIWSKRID, from the coding sequence ATGGATTTAGATGCATTGTGTATGCGGCTTGCGCTTGATGAAGCATGGAAGTACCAAGGATTAACCTATCCTAATCCTGCGGTGGGTGCAGTGATCACTGCAGGCGGCAAGGTGATTGCTGTTGAGGCTCACCAAAAAGCCGGAACATCGCATGCTGAAGTGTTAGCACTTTTGCGTGCCTATGAAAGCATAAGTCAAACGCCTATTGAAATTGATCCTTTTGACGCACATGGGGCACATGCTTTTCTTTTAAATCTTCCTTCCGGTTTTTTTAACCATTGTACTATCTATGTTACGCTGGAGCCTTGTTCCCATGAAGGAAAAACACCATCCTGCGCAAGCTTGCTTTATGCTTTGGGTCTCCAGCGCATTGTTGTGGCAACCTATGATCCCATACAAGAGCATAGCGGGGGGCTGCGCAAGCTCAAGAATGTATGCTTTGGAGTACTCCAAAAAGAAGCAGAGGTCCTTCTTGAGCCTTTTGTAATTTGGCAAAAAAGAGCCTTTGTGCTGTTTAAGATCGCACAAACAAGCAATGGAAAAATCGGCGGCGGATATTTAAGCTCAAAGGCATCTTTAAAGCACGTGCATCATTTAAGAAACGTTTGCTCCGAATTGCTTATAGGAGGCAATACTGTACGTATAGACAGGCCGACATTAGATTGCCGTTTTATTGCCAAAAAAGCCCCCGATGTGATAATTTATTCCAAAAAAGACAGTTTTGACAAAACAATTCCTTTGTTTGATATTCCGGGCAGAAAAGTGGAGATCAGCAGTGATTTGTATTTTTTGGATCGACCTTCTTTTGTACTCGTCGAGGGGGGAGAAGGGATGCTCTGTGCCCTTAAGAAAAAAATAGATTGGGTTTTAATCTACCAAACGCCTAAGCTCTCTACCAATAATTTAACCTATAATATCAATATGAATTTAAATTTTCTGCATCAAGCCAAAAAAGATGTAGATTTGCTGATATGGAGTAAAAGAATTGACTGA
- a CDS encoding bifunctional demethylmenaquinone methyltransferase/2-methoxy-6-polyprenyl-1,4-benzoquinol methylase UbiE, translating to MTEKQQKQQNIVHMFNDIASTYDLANRVLSFGIDKQWRKKGCDKAYELLGKKELTQITDVATGTGDLLLYWRDRASKHGIKVNKYIGVDPSVGMLEVAKEKVDFADFVEGKAQALPIENESTDIISISYGIRNVIDRAEALQEFNRALKTGGMVVILEFTKQEKSGYISKTVDFYMKKILPAIGGFVSKNYAAYRYLPNSIEGFLTTQMLEKELREAGFEMKYTKSFSLGISTLLVAQKI from the coding sequence TTGACTGAAAAACAACAAAAACAACAAAACATAGTTCACATGTTTAATGATATCGCTTCGACATATGACCTGGCCAACAGAGTACTAAGCTTTGGTATTGATAAGCAATGGCGCAAAAAAGGGTGTGATAAAGCTTATGAGCTTTTGGGAAAAAAAGAGTTGACACAAATAACAGATGTAGCCACCGGGACGGGCGATTTATTACTTTATTGGCGCGACAGGGCATCAAAGCATGGCATAAAGGTGAACAAATATATAGGTGTGGACCCGTCGGTAGGAATGCTTGAAGTTGCTAAAGAAAAAGTTGACTTTGCTGATTTTGTTGAGGGAAAAGCACAAGCGCTCCCCATTGAGAATGAGAGCACGGATATTATCTCCATATCGTACGGCATACGTAATGTTATAGACAGGGCAGAGGCACTTCAGGAGTTCAATCGTGCCCTAAAAACCGGCGGGATGGTTGTTATTTTGGAGTTTACCAAGCAGGAGAAAAGCGGATATATTTCCAAGACGGTGGATTTTTATATGAAAAAAATTCTTCCTGCCATAGGGGGATTTGTCTCTAAAAATTATGCTGCCTATCGTTATTTGCCAAACTCTATCGAAGGGTTTTTAACAACTCAAATGCTAGAAAAAGAGCTTCGTGAGGCAGGATTTGAGATGAAGTATACAAAATCTTTTTCTTTGGGAATTTCAACTCTTTTGGTTGCACAAAAAATATAA
- a CDS encoding exodeoxyribonuclease VII large subunit: MMSVTSLNTKIKSLLEATFMHILVEGEVASVTYHTSGHVYFSIKDKESAIKCVIFKSNANKLKFRMENGMHIVVEGSVGVYTPRGEYQFYAVHIEPYGQGALALAYEQLKEKLKAKGYFDSARKKPIPNTIHKIALVTAKESAALYDMLKIIDKRWALVEVTIVDTLVQGESAASQIVRALKYADTLNVDVVILGRGGGSTEDLWCFNNEIVADALYGMKTPVVSAVGHEVDVMISDFVADLRAPTPSAAIEMILPDAKEILFMLDDYVQRYKQALEQKLEQKRHLLKHIEEMFLRSSPSRYLGDFSEDFKRLEREFFRVILYKVERVQSMLPELKKSFMQHMYFVLKQKEQQYISLGRQLEIKNPTLQCKKGWVQLSREGELIELESLMVDQQFTLEDANVKIEAVCLSKKKYHL, translated from the coding sequence ATGATGAGCGTAACCTCCCTCAATACTAAAATAAAATCTCTTTTAGAGGCCACATTTATGCATATCCTTGTAGAAGGAGAAGTGGCTTCTGTAACCTACCATACTTCAGGACATGTTTATTTTTCTATCAAAGATAAAGAAAGTGCTATTAAGTGTGTCATTTTCAAGTCAAATGCCAATAAGCTCAAATTTCGTATGGAAAATGGAATGCATATTGTGGTGGAAGGTTCAGTGGGAGTATATACTCCAAGAGGAGAGTATCAGTTTTATGCGGTGCATATAGAGCCTTATGGGCAGGGGGCTCTGGCTTTGGCCTATGAGCAGCTCAAAGAAAAACTTAAAGCCAAAGGGTATTTTGACAGTGCCCGGAAAAAACCGATCCCCAATACTATCCATAAAATCGCTTTGGTGACAGCCAAAGAAAGCGCGGCATTGTATGATATGCTTAAAATTATAGATAAACGGTGGGCGTTGGTTGAGGTGACGATAGTTGATACTTTGGTGCAGGGAGAATCCGCGGCTTCACAAATAGTAAGAGCCCTAAAATATGCCGATACACTAAATGTTGATGTGGTTATCCTCGGAAGGGGGGGCGGAAGCACAGAAGATCTTTGGTGTTTCAATAATGAAATTGTGGCTGATGCCCTCTACGGCATGAAAACCCCCGTTGTTAGTGCGGTAGGACACGAAGTAGATGTAATGATTAGCGATTTTGTGGCAGATTTGCGCGCACCCACCCCTAGTGCAGCGATTGAGATGATATTGCCCGATGCAAAAGAGATACTTTTTATGCTAGATGATTATGTTCAGCGATACAAACAGGCTCTTGAGCAAAAGTTGGAGCAAAAGAGACATTTGCTAAAGCATATTGAGGAAATGTTTCTGCGAAGTTCGCCTTCAAGATATCTGGGAGATTTCAGCGAAGATTTTAAGCGTCTTGAGAGAGAATTTTTTAGAGTGATATTATACAAAGTAGAGCGTGTCCAAAGCATGTTGCCTGAACTTAAAAAAAGTTTTATGCAGCATATGTATTTTGTTTTAAAGCAAAAAGAGCAACAGTATATCAGCCTGGGCAGGCAGTTAGAGATCAAAAATCCGACATTGCAGTGTAAAAAAGGGTGGGTGCAGCTTTCTCGTGAGGGAGAGCTGATTGAGCTTGAGAGTCTCATGGTCGATCAGCAATTCACTCTAGAAGATGCGAACGTCAAAATTGAAGCGGTATGTTTGAGTAAAAAGAAGTATCATTTGTAG
- the groL gene encoding chaperonin GroEL produces the protein MAKEIFFSDKARNGLYEGVRKLADAVKVTMGPRGRNVLIQKSYGAPHITKDGVSVAREIELSDALENMGAQLVKEVASNTADEAGDGTTTATVLAHSIFKEGLRNITAGANPIEVKRGMDKACAAIIEELKKISKEVKDKKEIAQVATISANSDKTIGNLIAEAMDKVGKDGVITVEEAKGINDDLEVVEGMQFDRGYLSPYFVTNSDKMTCEMENPLLLITDTKVTSLKDLIPVLEKIQQTGRPLLIVADDLEGEALATLVLNRLKGVLNIAAVKAPGFGDRKKEMLKDIAVLTGGTLITEELGLSLDKATLAELGHCARVVIDKDNTVIVDGKGDKEAVQARVNAIKIQIANTTSEYDKEKLQERLAKLSGGVAVIKVGAATETEMKEKKDRVDDALSATKAAVEEGIVIGGGAAFIKASQAVKFSLEGDEQVGAEIILRAVSAPMKQIAQNAGFDAGVVADKVANSNDANLGFNAATGEYVDMLEAGIIDPFKVARVALQNATSVASLLLTTEATVSDIKEEPARGPAMPDMGGMPGMM, from the coding sequence ATGGCAAAAGAGATATTTTTTTCAGACAAAGCACGTAACGGACTTTATGAAGGAGTGCGTAAACTCGCAGACGCAGTGAAGGTAACGATGGGGCCCAGAGGCCGAAATGTACTTATACAAAAAAGTTACGGTGCACCGCATATTACAAAAGACGGAGTGAGTGTAGCCAGAGAGATAGAACTTTCAGATGCACTTGAAAACATGGGTGCACAATTGGTTAAAGAGGTTGCGAGTAACACGGCAGATGAAGCAGGTGACGGCACAACGACTGCTACAGTATTGGCGCATTCTATCTTTAAAGAAGGGCTAAGAAACATTACTGCAGGTGCAAATCCTATCGAAGTAAAAAGAGGGATGGACAAAGCATGCGCTGCTATCATCGAAGAACTCAAAAAGATTTCAAAAGAAGTAAAAGACAAAAAAGAGATTGCACAAGTAGCTACTATCTCTGCAAATTCAGATAAAACCATCGGAAATCTTATCGCTGAGGCTATGGATAAAGTAGGTAAAGACGGCGTTATCACGGTAGAAGAAGCAAAAGGCATCAACGACGATCTTGAAGTGGTTGAAGGTATGCAGTTTGACAGAGGATATCTTTCGCCATACTTTGTGACAAACTCTGACAAAATGACTTGTGAAATGGAAAATCCGCTTCTTTTGATCACAGATACAAAAGTTACTTCACTTAAAGATCTTATCCCTGTACTTGAAAAAATTCAGCAAACAGGAAGACCTCTTCTGATTGTCGCTGATGATCTTGAAGGTGAAGCACTTGCAACATTGGTACTCAATAGACTCAAGGGTGTACTTAATATTGCTGCCGTTAAAGCACCGGGATTTGGAGACAGAAAAAAAGAAATGCTTAAAGATATCGCGGTGCTCACAGGCGGAACGCTTATTACTGAAGAGTTAGGTCTTTCTCTTGATAAAGCAACATTGGCAGAGCTTGGTCACTGCGCAAGAGTGGTTATCGACAAAGATAATACTGTTATCGTGGACGGAAAAGGTGACAAAGAGGCTGTTCAAGCAAGAGTCAATGCGATTAAAATACAAATCGCAAATACGACGAGCGAATATGATAAAGAAAAATTACAAGAAAGACTTGCAAAACTTTCAGGGGGTGTAGCTGTCATCAAGGTGGGTGCAGCTACTGAAACCGAAATGAAAGAGAAAAAAGACAGAGTGGATGACGCACTTTCTGCAACTAAAGCAGCCGTAGAAGAAGGTATTGTCATTGGTGGCGGCGCTGCTTTTATCAAAGCAAGTCAAGCAGTTAAATTTTCTCTTGAAGGGGACGAACAAGTAGGGGCCGAGATCATTCTTAGAGCAGTATCTGCTCCTATGAAACAAATTGCACAAAATGCAGGATTTGATGCGGGTGTGGTGGCAGACAAAGTCGCAAACAGCAATGATGCCAATCTGGGATTCAATGCTGCAACAGGCGAGTATGTCGATATGCTTGAAGCCGGGATCATTGATCCGTTCAAAGTAGCGCGCGTTGCACTTCAAAATGCTACTTCCGTAGCCAGTTTACTGCTTACAACTGAAGCAACGGTTTCTGATATCAAAGAGGAACCTGCACGCGGACCTGCAATGCCTGATATGGGCGGAATGCCGGGTATGATGTAG
- a CDS encoding co-chaperone GroES codes for MNFKPLGKRVLIKREEEQKTTASGIILPDNAKEKPLQGTVIALAEKAAKKGIKEGDKVIFGKFKGTEITMDGQELLILESDDILGILN; via the coding sequence ATGAACTTTAAACCATTAGGTAAACGTGTTCTTATCAAAAGAGAAGAGGAACAGAAAACAACGGCATCGGGTATCATTCTCCCAGATAATGCAAAAGAGAAACCTCTACAGGGAACAGTCATTGCCCTAGCCGAAAAGGCTGCAAAAAAGGGAATCAAAGAAGGCGATAAAGTCATTTTTGGTAAATTTAAAGGCACGGAAATCACAATGGATGGTCAAGAGTTGTTGATTTTGGAGAGTGACGATATCTTGGGAATCCTAAACTAA